The Paenibacillus sp. G2S3 region GCCTTAAAAGCATTTCGGCGAACCTCACGGTCGTTACTTTCGAGAAACTTGATGTAGTTGCCATGAGTGAGCTCAACTTCTTTGCCATCTTCATCTTTAATCTTAGGGAATTTCAGATCCGCATTGTTCAGCATACTGAAAATATTCTGAGGCGCTTGAGCTAAATTTCCTACCTGAGCTAGCAATGCTTCTTCAGTTTTAGAAAGCACATGGGCTTTTTCGCGTTTCATTTCAGTTAAGGTGAATTTATAAGCGGATAGATTCGGATCAGCGATGAACTGGTCCAACTTCTCGACAGGCAACGCCAGAATTTCTGGGGTTACAAAAGATAAGGCTTCACCTGCTTCAATACCAAGCTTTTTCGCTTTGGAGGACAAAGCTTGATAGTCAGGATTAGCTGTGTCTTCATCTTGACGCATATGTGCATACACATAGAGTCGTTCAGTTAGGATGGACAGCTTGTCATCCAGCTCAAAACATTTTTTTAGAGCATCCGCGGAATCTAGTGTGCCCTGAAAATCAGCAGCTTTTTTGATTAGGGATTTAGACTCAGCAAATTCTGCATCCCAATCCTTCTGAGAAGCAAACACATCTTCAAGCTTCCAACGATTCTCAGCAGGTACTTCGCTTCTCTTCAATAATTGTTCCATAGAAACCCTCCTAGAATGATGAGATGTAGTAGGCATAATCTCCCTCGGCAATACTGTAGATGATAAATCACCCGGTAGCAAGCTGAGCACAAGTAGAAGAGGGATGGACTTTGATAAAATAGGCATAACGTCCTCCTCTTGAAAAGTAGAGTCAGCTTATTATGCCCTGTTAAGTCCTGATTATTAATATTTACTTGTATGGTAGTTATGCCAATAAGCTATAAATAACAAAGATGAAGGCAAACAGAATCATAATGACTGCAGTTAAGGCCATGCCCCGCTTAAACTGCGGCGGGACACGATCCTTGGTCATAATTAGAACTGCGCCTAGACATAAGACTAGGACAACATAAATCGCGATATTTTCTGTATTCATATTCTGTTATACCTGTTTGAAAGCTGCGATAATATTTTTGTACTCTTCTTCATTATCTTTATAAGATTCTTTGTTGAATCGGTTGTTCACCCACTGCATCATAGCTGGACGACTAAGAAAAGTATGTGTTTCTTCTCCCCATTGATCGGAGATTTCGCGAAGTACGATATAACGTCCTTGAACTTCTACCGTCATCATATTCCATTTGTCTGTTTTGTATATTTCATGTTTTTTGATCATTATCATTACCACCCTGGCGATTTTTGGCTTTTGGCTCAATGATAACGCACTGGTCAAGGGAAAAGCAAATTAAATCACATATTTAAAGGTCCAGAAAGATTGATTTGAGCAGAATGTTGCAGTATAATATAGTTATACGCCATATATGGCGGTTATTTTTAGGAGGTTGTTTAAGTGAAAGGTACAGTAAAATGGTTTAACGCAGAAAAAGGTTATGGTTTTCTTCAAGTAGAAGGCGGCGAAGATGTATTCGTACACTTCTCAGCAATTCAAGGTGACGGATTCAAAACTTTGGACGAAGGTCAAGAAGTAGAATTCGATATCACTGATGGTAATCGTGGACCGCAAGCTGAAAACGTAGTAAAATTATAAGTAACGGCAAAGACAGTTAAGCTGTCTGCTATAAATATATAATTTACTTGGCAAGCCCTTGCAAGAGTGGTTACCAACTATAGAACACAGTTCTTTCGGGAACTGTGTTTTTTTACGTCTAATAGGCGTTCACCTGGATAAAAAAAGGTCTCCGCATTCCCAAGTGAAGGGATAGCAAAGACCTTTTCTATATTATAGTGAAGCTTTTTTGTTCTTATTCTTGAAATAGCGTATTGAATCTCGATATGTATCCAATAAATGCTGTCCTAAAAAGCCTACAAAAGCAAGAAGGCTGAAGCCAACCGCTACCATATAAAAGATGAAGCGTCCAGCTTCCTGATAGATCATTCCACCAAATGTACCACTTAGCAGTCCAGCTGCACTTGACCAAACAACCGTGTAGATTGCAAGACCGGTTGCTCTGAGACGATCAGGAATAATCCGAGTGATATAACGGACACATGTTACAAAAAAGACGCCAAATGTCAGGCTATGCAAGGCTTGAATCGCGATTATAGAGCCTGGATGATCGGCGAGCGCCATTAGTAGAAAACGAAGGGCATACATGAGACTGGCTAAAACTAATAAGGGCAGTTCTTTAAATTTGTCGCCGTATTTGCCGAGTATAAATAATACAGGGATTTCACTTAGTGCTGAGGCAAGCAATGCCCAGCCGATCACTTCCTCACCAGCACCCAGGTTCTTTAAACTGATGGTGAGAAAAGCTTCGTTCATTCTATGGCCCAGTGCGAGTACAAAGACACATCCGAAGAACCACAGCACTTCTTTTCGCAAAAGGATATCTTTAAGCCCATGCTCTTTCTTGTCTGGTTTGGTAGTAACAGCTTTCTGATTGGGGAGCTCTAGCTCTGGAATAGGCTTTTTGACATCCTTTAGGCCAATTGTAATTAGAAGTGCGATTATAATGATAATAATACATAAGGTAAGACTCCAAGTAGCACCTAAAGCTCTAAGCGCATAACCGACTGTTAGAGCAAAGAAAGAATAGCCTAATGAGCCAAATACACGAATGGTAATGAAATTCCGTCGGTGACGTTCTGCGATTTTAATGGCCATTGTATCAGCAAGCGGAAAAACAGGGTAATAGAAGAAGTAGAAAAAGGACAAAATAAGCATTACGGAAGAAAATTCGGTCGCTCTAGCTAATAGAAGTCCGGTCACTAATTGCCCCGCGAGCAAAATAAACATGATTTTTCGAATGGTACCTAGCTTATCGCTCATCATACTCCAGAAGAGATTGGATAGGATGGAAATGAGGGGACCGAGGGAATACAAGTAACCCACCTGAGAACTGCTAAACCCCAGATGTGTGTAAAATAAAGGAAAATAGGATACTACAAGAACGCTAGTGCCATAAATCGTAAATAGAAAGGAACGAAGCCAATTCTGATCACTGTAAGGGCTTCCGGTCCGTTTTGAAAACATGAAAGTGCACTCCTCTGAGATTGAAATATGGCTAGTATAGCATAAAGCAATGGAGGGTTATGTGTTTTATTCTTGAATTGCGTTATTTCTGAATCTTTCATAATTTTACGAAAGTGATTTTGTTGTTTGTACAAATACGTCTGATCATATTATAATAAGTGGTGATTTGGATAAGGAGACAACAATGTGGAGGCACTATCATTGAGTGAATTAGAGCAAGGCCGTTACCTTAGCCCGCGTGGCCCTATTGGGCTTATGAACAGGGTCTATAAGTACGTGCTGCCTGAAGTGAGAGAAAGTCTGCACTTCTGGCGCCAAGATGCGAATGGGATTCCCGATCCCGAGCTCCGGAAGCAAGCACTTGCCAGCATTGAAACAAAGGAGTTTCATTGCATAGGTGGAGGTATTTATGCCGCCGGCAATTTATCGATGAGACATATACTTATTCCGCTTATTGTTGCTTATCAAACTATCAGTGATTATCTAGATAACTTATGTGATCGCAGCACTTCGCTTGATCCTGCAGATTTCAGGCTGCTGCATCAATCTATGCTGGATGCCATTGATCCAAACGCTGAACCTGTCAACTATTATGCGCTTCGCGATGAACAGAATGACGGCGGGTACTTGTATAGGCTAGTTCGAAAATGCCAGGAGATGATCTCTTTGCTGCCAGGTTATTCCGCTGCTGCAGCGGAGATTCGTGACTTGGCTGTGCTGTATACAGATTTGCAGGTATATAAGCATATCCGCCCGGAACTCAGGGAAACAGCCCTGAAGGAATGGTGGGAGCAGCAGGGTAGCCGTGCTCCGCATCTGCACTGGAACGAGTTTGCGGCTGCGACGGGCTCTACTTTAGGCGTATTCATGCTTTTTCTATCCGCATGTGATCCGAAGCTAAGTAAGTCTTCTTCGGAATCGATTCGAGCTGCATACTTTCCACATGTGTGTGGATTGCACATTATGCTGGATTATTTGATTGATCAGGAAGAGGACCGAGCAGGCGGCGATCTTAATTTCTGCAATTATTATGACGACACGGATACCATGTTAAGTCGGATCGCTTCCATGGTTGAGTGGGCCCGTAAGGATGTACGTGAACTTCCGGAATCATCTATGCATCGTATGGTGATTGAGGGATTGCTGGCACTTTATTTATCTGATCCGAAAGTTAGCGAACAGCGGGAAGTTCGCACTGTGTCTAAAAGCCTGATGAGAGGAAGTCCGCTTACAAGGCTGTTCTTCTTCGCTAATAGCCGCTGGATACGCAATCGTTTTTTGTAACAATGCTGCGAAGCTTCACCTATACAACGGATGGGGCATTGCACAACTTTAAGGAGGAACAACAGAATGTCAAAAATCAAAAAAATTGCAGTACTGACTAGTGGTGGAGATTCACAAGGTATGAACGCCGCTGTTCGTGCGGTTGTAAGAAGTGCACTTTATTACGGTATTGAAGTTTTTGGTGTGCAACGTGGATATCAAGGACTTTTGAATCGCGACATCTTCCCAATGGATCTACGTAGTGTCGGCGACATTATCCAACGCGGGGGCACAATTCTGCAGTCAGCAAGATGTCTGGAGTTCACTAAGCCAGAAGGCCAACAAAAGGGCGCAGATATCCTTAATGAAATGGGCATCGATGGCCTAGTTGTTATAGGTGGAGATGGTTCTTATAAAGGTGCTAATAAACTAAGTAAACTGGGTATTAAGACGATGGCTCTGCCGGGAACTATTGATAATGATATTTCCTATACGGACTACACCATTGGATTTGATACAGCGGTTGGTGTCGTTGTAGATGCCATTAACAAGCTGCGTGACACAATGTCCTCCCATGAACGCTCTTCAATTGTAGAAGTTATGGGTCGTCACTGTGGAGATATCGCACTGCATGCAGGTCTGGCTTCTGGAGCAGAAACAATTCTTGTACCAGAAATGCCATATGACTTGAATGAAGTTGCGGATCGGATGCGCGACAACTTTGTCAGAGGTAAACGTCACAGTATCGTCATCGTTGCTGAAGGTGTAGGTAAAGGCGAAGACGTGGCCCAAGCCCTGAAAGACCGTCATGCTTCTTTGGATGCACGTGTTACTGTGCTTGGACATATTCAGCGTGGAGGAACACCAACCCCTGGAGACCGGAACCTAGCTAGCCGTCTTGGTGATTTTGCCGTTCGTAAATTAATTGAAGGTGAGTCTGATAAAGGTTGCGGAATCATCAAGGGAGAACTGACCCTTACAGATATCGATCTAGTAGTGAATACAAAGAAGGATTTTGATGTGGAGTTGTACGAGCTTGCATCCCGTCTTTCTCAATAATTAGCTACACAAAAAAAGGAACAGCTGCGAATTTCGCACTGTTCCTTTTTTTTGTTTGTTTTTGATTATTAATGGAGTACTTGAGTGTCTGTATATTGTGTAGCATAACGGCGTTGAACTTTTACAAGTCGAGTCAAGAGCAGTGTGGCACCAATGGCAAGGCCGGTGATCAGGCCAATCCAATAACCATATGCCCCTAGATCCGTGTAAGTAGCAATTACATAGCCGGTAGGAAGCCCTATAACCCAATAAGCAATAAAACAAATAATGAAGGCTGGGTTAACATCCTTATATCCACGAAGCGCCCCTTGTGTAGGTGTGGCAATCGCATCGGAGATCTGGAAAAAGATCGCGTAGATTAAGAAATGCTGGATTAATGAAATGACATCAGGCTCATCAGTGTATAAACCAGCTACAAGGTGGCCAGCAAATAAGAGTAGGAGTGCTGTTGCCAGAGAGAGAATAGTCGCTAGTCCAATTCCCATAGTGGCATATTGACGGGCATCCTTTTGTCTACCAGATCCAGTCTCGAAGCCGACAAGAATAGTAAGGCTCATACAGATACTGAGCGGAATCATATATAACGTAGTTGCAAAATTAATGGCAGCTTGATGAGCTGCAATCGTTACGGTGTCGAACCGACTCATCAACAAGGTTACAGCAGAAAAGACTGCAGTTTCAAAAAAAATCGAGAAGCCAATAGGTACACCGATCTTCAGTAGGTCTTTGAAGCTTTTTAGTGATATAAAGTAGAATTTTCGGAAGATTCTAAGGCTTGCAAAGGGTTCAGCTCGATAAATGAACAGCAGGGCAACGGAAAAGATTACCCAGTAGGTGATGGCGGATGCCACCCCAGCGCCAACACCACCAAGTCGAGGAAATCCGAATTTCCCGAAGATCAGCAAGTAGTTCAAGCCAACATTCACGGGTAGGGCTATTAATGTAATCAACATGGATACGCGCGTTTGCCCAAGAGCATCTATACAACTACGAAGAACCGTATATCCAAACAGCGGGATAATTCCGAAGGAGATCGCACTAAGGAAACGAAATGCAACATCTCTTACAGTCGGCTCCAAATTCATAAAATTAAGGATAGGTGACAAGGCGAGGCTGCCGATTAGTAAGACAATTACAGAGACGATCAGTGATAACCAGATTCCCTGCGTGACTTGATAGGCTACATCCTTTTCTTTTTTGCTTCCAATGAGCTGAGAGACGATGGGGGTAATTCCCATAAGAATACCACTTAAGCCCGTTTGAATGGGAATCCAGAGACTGGTTCCTATCGCCACGCC contains the following coding sequences:
- a CDS encoding tetraprenyl-beta-curcumene synthase family protein; translation: MSELEQGRYLSPRGPIGLMNRVYKYVLPEVRESLHFWRQDANGIPDPELRKQALASIETKEFHCIGGGIYAAGNLSMRHILIPLIVAYQTISDYLDNLCDRSTSLDPADFRLLHQSMLDAIDPNAEPVNYYALRDEQNDGGYLYRLVRKCQEMISLLPGYSAAAAEIRDLAVLYTDLQVYKHIRPELRETALKEWWEQQGSRAPHLHWNEFAAATGSTLGVFMLFLSACDPKLSKSSSESIRAAYFPHVCGLHIMLDYLIDQEEDRAGGDLNFCNYYDDTDTMLSRIASMVEWARKDVRELPESSMHRMVIEGLLALYLSDPKVSEQREVRTVSKSLMRGSPLTRLFFFANSRWIRNRFL
- the pfkA gene encoding 6-phosphofructokinase codes for the protein MSKIKKIAVLTSGGDSQGMNAAVRAVVRSALYYGIEVFGVQRGYQGLLNRDIFPMDLRSVGDIIQRGGTILQSARCLEFTKPEGQQKGADILNEMGIDGLVVIGGDGSYKGANKLSKLGIKTMALPGTIDNDISYTDYTIGFDTAVGVVVDAINKLRDTMSSHERSSIVEVMGRHCGDIALHAGLASGAETILVPEMPYDLNEVADRMRDNFVRGKRHSIVIVAEGVGKGEDVAQALKDRHASLDARVTVLGHIQRGGTPTPGDRNLASRLGDFAVRKLIEGESDKGCGIIKGELTLTDIDLVVNTKKDFDVELYELASRLSQ
- a CDS encoding MATE family efflux transporter, producing the protein MIQTTTLKQKAGQFFHILFPILVTQIALSAITFFDTNMSGKFGTADLAGVAIGTSLWIPIQTGLSGILMGITPIVSQLIGSKKEKDVAYQVTQGIWLSLIVSVIVLLIGSLALSPILNFMNLEPTVRDVAFRFLSAISFGIIPLFGYTVLRSCIDALGQTRVSMLITLIALPVNVGLNYLLIFGKFGFPRLGGVGAGVASAITYWVIFSVALLFIYRAEPFASLRIFRKFYFISLKSFKDLLKIGVPIGFSIFFETAVFSAVTLLMSRFDTVTIAAHQAAINFATTLYMIPLSICMSLTILVGFETGSGRQKDARQYATMGIGLATILSLATALLLLFAGHLVAGLYTDEPDVISLIQHFLIYAIFFQISDAIATPTQGALRGYKDVNPAFIICFIAYWVIGLPTGYVIATYTDLGAYGYWIGLITGLAIGATLLLTRLVKVQRRYATQYTDTQVLH
- a CDS encoding cold shock domain-containing protein, whose protein sequence is MKGTVKWFNAEKGYGFLQVEGGEDVFVHFSAIQGDGFKTLDEGQEVEFDITDGNRGPQAENVVKL
- a CDS encoding MFS transporter; this encodes MFSKRTGSPYSDQNWLRSFLFTIYGTSVLVVSYFPLFYTHLGFSSSQVGYLYSLGPLISILSNLFWSMMSDKLGTIRKIMFILLAGQLVTGLLLARATEFSSVMLILSFFYFFYYPVFPLADTMAIKIAERHRRNFITIRVFGSLGYSFFALTVGYALRALGATWSLTLCIIIIIIALLITIGLKDVKKPIPELELPNQKAVTTKPDKKEHGLKDILLRKEVLWFFGCVFVLALGHRMNEAFLTISLKNLGAGEEVIGWALLASALSEIPVLFILGKYGDKFKELPLLVLASLMYALRFLLMALADHPGSIIAIQALHSLTFGVFFVTCVRYITRIIPDRLRATGLAIYTVVWSSAAGLLSGTFGGMIYQEAGRFIFYMVAVGFSLLAFVGFLGQHLLDTYRDSIRYFKNKNKKASL